GCCGGCGTGCTGCCCGAGGGCAAAGCCGACATCGTCCGTGACCTCCAGGCCGACGGGACCCGCGTAGTCATGGTCGGGGACGGCATCAACGATGCCCCCGCGCTCATGCAGGCCGACGTCGGCATCGCGATGGGCGGTGGCACCGATATCGCGGTCGAGTCCGCCGACGTCATCGTCGTCCGCGACGATCTGCGCTCGGTCCTCACCGCTCGGGAGATCAGCCGCTCCAGCTACCGCCGCACCCGCCAGAACGTCGCTCTGGCGTTCCTGTTCAACGGCGTCGGCATCCCGTTGGCCACCACCGGGCTGGTGTATCCGGTGTGGGCGATGGTCGCCATGGCCCTGTCCGTGACCACCATCTTCATCAACTCCATCGGCGGTCGACCCTCCCTGCTGTTCCAAGCCATCGGCAGCGTCGGGCGCACCGACACCACCTGAGACGGTGTCCATTGCACCGGCTAATCACAAAGGGGCCTGCGCCCCGGCAAACGATGGCCTACCGGGACGCCTCGTTCATCGTCCTTGGTTGAGTCTGCTCATCTGACTGGGGCTACCGGGCAAGGGGACGCGACTCGCGATGAGACTGTTCTATGACAGCACCTCCGTCAATTGGTCCACGGTCGGGGCTCCGTCGGGCCCGTTGGCTGTGAAGAACACGCGACAGGCTAGGGCCGGCTGCTCGTCACCTCGGGCAAACGGGTCGCGGCCGTCTACGAGGACCGTGGGCGAGCCGATGAAGCCCAGTCGCAGGGCATCCTCAGGTGTCTGGACCAGCACCTTGGTGATGGCCTCCTCCTGGCCAAGTCCCGTTAGAGCGGCACGGACTGGATGCTCGGCAAGCTCCCAGTGCGGGCACCCCTCGAAGTACAGCAGACGTATATCCATGCATCCATCGTGAGCGGCCATCGTTCATTTCTCTATCGCAATCTGCCCCGTCGTCGAGCCATCTCCCAACCGGGACCCACTTGCACAATGACATCCGAATCGGAGTTGCCCCCCGTCCTCTTGGTCGCTGTGGCTTCGTTAGAGACCGAAAGCTCCACCGCTGACGAGGATGACGATGCCGAGGCCGATCAGGACGATGGGGAACAGGATGTGTTCCCAGCGTTCCAGGACTTCGGCGATCAGTGGGCGGGTGGCGACGAACTTGGCGAGTATGACCAGGACAGCGACGAGCGCGAGGAAGACGATGCAGTAGGCAACCACCGCCATGGGTTCCACACTCAGGAAGACGGGGGTGTAGACGCCGATGTTGTCACCGCCGTTGGCGAAGGTAACCCCTGCGACGGTCCATGCGCTGACCTTCTTGCCCGCGACCTTGGCGTCATCGTCGTCATCGCCGCCGCGCCAGACTTGCCACGCAGCCCAGAGACCAAGAGCGAGAGGGATGAGCCCGAAGTACGGGATAGCCGCTGAGGGCAGGAAGGCTCCGGCTCCGATGGTCACCAGCACTGCGGCACCGAGGATTCCGGCGAACCCAAGGTACTGCCCGGCCAGGATGC
Above is a window of Janibacter cremeus DNA encoding:
- a CDS encoding DF family (seleno)protein, whose translation is MDIRLLYFEGCPHWELAEHPVRAALTGLGQEEAITKVLVQTPEDALRLGFIGSPTVLVDGRDPFARGDEQPALACRVFFTANGPDGAPTVDQLTEVLS
- a CDS encoding cadmium resistance transporter, encoding MMLTTALQAIGLFMATNIDDIIVLSLFFARGAGQRGTTARILAGQYLGFAGILGAAVLVTIGAGAFLPSAAIPYFGLIPLALGLWAAWQVWRGGDDDDDAKVAGKKVSAWTVAGVTFANGGDNIGVYTPVFLSVEPMAVVAYCIVFLALVAVLVILAKFVATRPLIAEVLERWEHILFPIVLIGLGIVILVSGGAFGL